The following are encoded in a window of Danio aesculapii chromosome 12, fDanAes4.1, whole genome shotgun sequence genomic DNA:
- the rbp4 gene encoding retinol-binding protein 4 → MLRLCIAVCVLATCWAQDCQVSNIAVQQDFNRTRYQGTWYAVAKKDPVGLFLLDNIVANFKVEEDGTMTATAIGRVIILNNWEMCANMFGTFEDTEDPAKFKMKYWGAAAYLQTGYDDHWIIDTDYDNYAIHYSCREQDEDGTCLDGYSFIFSRHPDGLRPEDQAMVTQKKQDICFLGKYRRVAHTGFCEAT, encoded by the exons ATGTTAAGGCTCTGTATAGCTGTGTGTGTCCTGGCCACGTGCTGGGCTCAGGACTGTCAAGTCAGCAACATCGCCGTCCAACAGGACTTTAACAGAACGAGG TATCAAGGAACATGGTACGCAGTGGCCAAGAAAGACCCTGTTGGGCTTTTCCTTCTTGACAACATTGTGGCAAATTTCAAAGTAGAGGAGGACGGGACCATGACGGCCACCGCCATTGGCAGAGTCATCATTCTCAA CAACTGGGAGATGTGCGCCAACATGTTCGGCACTTTTGAAGATACTGAAGATCCAGCTAAGTTCAAGATGAAGTACTGGGGAGCTGCTGCGTATCTCCAGACTGGAT ATGACGACCACTGGATCATTGACACAGACTACGATAACTATGCCATCCACTACTCGTGCAGAGAGCAGGATGAGGACGGCACCTGTCTCGACGGATATTCCTTCATTTTCTCCAGACATCCTGACGGGCTCAGGCCTGAAGACCAGGCCATGGTGACACAGAAGAAACAGGACATCTGCTTCCTGGGCAAATACAGACGCGTTGCACACACTG GTTTCTGTGAGGCTACCTAA